The proteins below come from a single Corylus avellana chromosome ca3, CavTom2PMs-1.0 genomic window:
- the LOC132173499 gene encoding stemmadenine O-acetyltransferase-like, protein MAMMNVEIISKEMIKPSSPTPNHLRTHKRSFPDQLAPTTYIPIILFYQSNNAHDGVVDHHQLQKSCRLKKSLQQTLNRFYPLAGTLKEDHSIDCNDEGVEFYEARVACKLSQILQHFNMEILNQFLPFEPHGTHDVLLAVKYNIFECGGVAVGVCVSHRIADGASATTFLGAWSATSRGDDDVCPKFDAATYFPPKDISWGKGDIGVTKEKIVTRRLVFDKSSIAALKENASSTRVLAVSAFIWKRLMAISKSKPAPARVHVAIHAVNLRPRMVPPMPTHSFGNLWYFAAAVLSPHDQLDGGDDHVSNRTLAIKLSKAIKGIDGDYVKKLQSDLIPDSLTKEVELSSKGDVESYRFTSWCRFPLYEADFGWGEPTWVCCPSMPFKNLVVLTSTRDEDGIEAFANILEEDAVVFDRDEELLPFVSWKIADY, encoded by the coding sequence ATGGCGATGATGAATGTTGAAATAATCtcaaaggaaatgattaaaccATCATCTCCAACACCCAATCACCTTCGAACCCACAAACGTTCCTTCCCAGACCAACTTGCACCCACCACTTATATTCCTATCATCCTTTTTTATCAATCCAACAATGCCCATGACGGCGTCGTTGATCATCATCAACTCCAAAAATCTTGTCGCCTTAAAAAGTCCCTTCAACAAACCCTCAACCGCTTCTACCCTTTGGCTGGAACCCTCAAAGAAGACCACTCCATCGACTGCAACGATGAGGGGGTCGAGTTTTATGAAGCTCGAGTTGCGTGCAAGTTATCACAAATTCTCCAACACTTCAACATGGAAATCTTGAACCAGTTTCTGCCTTTTGAACCACATGGAACCCACGATGTTCTCTTAGCTGTCAAATATAATATCTTTGAATGTGGCGGAGTTGCCGTTGGTGTGTGTGTTTCGCACAGGATAGCTGATGGAGCATCAGCCACAACATTTCTTGGCGCCTGGAGCGCCACATCCCGTGGAGATGACGATGtctgtccaaaatttgatgCGGCCACGTACTTCCCACCGAAAGATATATCTTGGGGGAAGGGAGACATTGGGGTGACCAAGGAGAAGATTGTAACAAGAAGACTGGTGTTCGACAAATCAAGCATAGCTGCTCTGAAAGAAAATGCTTCCTCAACGCGCGTTTTGGCGGTTTCAGCGTTCATATGGAAACGTCTGATGGCGATATCCAAATCCAAACCTGCACCAGCGAGAGTGCACGTAGCAATTCATGCGGTGAATTTACGCCCGAGGATGGTCCCACCCATGCCAACGCATTCATTTGGGAATCTTTGGTACTTCGCCGCGGCTGTATTATCACCGCACGATCAACTTGATGGTGGTGATGATCATGTTAGTAATCGTACTCTGGCGATCAAACTAAGTAAGGCAATAAAAGGAATCGACGGTGATTACGTGAAGAAACTACAGAGCGATTTGATTCCGGATTCTCTAACAAAGGAGGTGGAGCTGTCCTCGAAGGGTGACGTGGAGTCTTATAGGTTTACAAGTTGGTGCAGGTTTCCTCTTTATGAAGCTGATTTTGGGTGGGGGGAGCCCACTTGGGTGTGCTGTCCCAGTATGCCTTTTAAGAATCTTGTCGTCTTGACGAGTACAAGAGATGAAGATGGAATTGAGGCATTTGCGAACATATTAGAGGAAGACGCTGTCGTTTTTGATCGCGATGAAGAACTCCTTCCATTTGTTTCTTGGAAAATAGCTGACTACTGA
- the LOC132173501 gene encoding stemmadenine O-acetyltransferase-like: MAMMNVEIISKEMIKPSSPTPNHLRTHKRSFPDQLAPTTYIPIILFYQSNNAHDGVVDHHQLQKSCRLKKSLQQTLNRFYPLAGTLKEDHSIDCNDEGVEFYEARVACKLSQILQHFNMEILNQFLPFEPHGTHDVLLAVKYNIFECGGVAVGVCVSHRIADGASATTFLGAWSATSRGDDDVCPKFDAATYFPPKDISWGKGDIGVTKEKIVTRRLVFDKSSIAALKENASSTRVLAVSAFIWKRLMAISKSKPAPARVHALQKK; the protein is encoded by the coding sequence ATGGCGATGATGAATGTTGAAATAATCtcaaaggaaatgattaaaccATCATCTCCAACACCCAATCACCTTCGAACCCACAAACGTTCCTTCCCAGACCAACTTGCACCCACCACTTATATTCCTATCATCCTTTTTTATCAATCCAACAATGCCCATGACGGCGTCGTTGATCATCATCAACTCCAAAAATCTTGTCGCCTTAAAAAGTCCCTTCAACAAACCCTCAACCGCTTCTACCCTTTGGCTGGAACCCTCAAAGAAGACCACTCCATCGACTGCAACGATGAGGGGGTCGAGTTTTATGAAGCTCGAGTTGCGTGCAAGTTATCACAAATTCTCCAACACTTCAACATGGAAATCTTGAACCAGTTTCTGCCATTTGAACCACATGGAACCCACGATGTTCTCTTAGCTGTCAAATATAATATCTTTGAATGTGGCGGAGTTGCCGTTGGTGTGTGTGTTTCGCACAGGATAGCTGATGGAGCATCAGCCACAACATTTCTTGGCGCCTGGAGCGCCACATCCCGTGGAGATGACGATGtctgtccaaaatttgatgCGGCCACGTACTTCCCACCGAAAGATATATCTTGGGGGAAGGGAGACATTGGGGTGACCAAAGAGAAGATTGTAACAAGAAGACTGGTGTTCGACAAATCAAGCATAGCTGCTCTGAAAGAAAATGCTTCCTCAACGCGCGTTTTGGCCGTTTCAGCGTTCATATGGAAACGTCTGATGGCGATATCCAAATCCAAACCTGCACCAGCGAGAGTGCacgcactacaaaaaaaatga